In Carya illinoinensis cultivar Pawnee chromosome 16, C.illinoinensisPawnee_v1, whole genome shotgun sequence, a single window of DNA contains:
- the LOC122298908 gene encoding LOW QUALITY PROTEIN: 60S ribosomal protein L7-1-like (The sequence of the model RefSeq protein was modified relative to this genomic sequence to represent the inferred CDS: substituted 2 bases at 2 genomic stop codons): MFFVLKHRVKRKRLASVPTKSKLIFVIRIHGKREIHQKTRKVLYDMSLRSTFSGIFVKGNEGIMEKLQRVEPFVTYGYPNLKSIKELIYKKGXAKIDKXRVPLTDNNIIEQVELKYITCMQLLYVLGSHLLLGITSALFGPLQRHDAMTFFRCPADHFSDALSSYYIRSSPALGLYDIEYDPKKHFVGSMIA; this comes from the exons atgttttttgttttgaaacatAGGGTAAAGAGGAAACGACTGGCATCAGTGCCAACCAAATCGAAATTGATTTTTGTCATTCGCATACATGG GAAAAGAGAAATCCATCAAAAAACGAGGAAGGTCTT ATA tgacatgAGCTTGAGGTCAACGTTCAGTGGTATATTTGTGAAGGGAAATGAAGGGATTATGGAAAAGCTACAAAGAGTGGAGCCATTCGTCACATATGG ATACCCAAATCTAAAGAGCATTAAGGAGCTGATTTACAAGAAGGGTTGAGCAAAGATAGACAAGTAGCGGGTTCCCCTCACAGACAATAACATCATCGAACAG GTGGAACTGAAGTATATAACCTGTATGCAATTATTGTACGTATTGGGTTCTCATCTACTTCTGGGCATTACTTCTGCTTTATTCGGTCCTCTCCAGAGGCATG ATGCCATGACATTTTTCAGATGCCCTGCAGATCATTTTTCAGATGCCCTGTCCAG CTACTATATTAGAAGCTCTCCAGCTTTAGGATTGTATGATATTGAGTATGACCCAAAGAAACATTTTGTAGGCTCAATGATTGCATAA